A genome region from Maniola jurtina chromosome 22, ilManJurt1.1, whole genome shotgun sequence includes the following:
- the LOC123876879 gene encoding uncharacterized protein LOC123876879, which yields MSNQIISCIIKEVSEAIIGCLKENILLPSIPDGWLNLAENFNNQWNFPHCVGAIDGKHVVLQAPYRSGSDYYNFKGFFSIVLFAAVDSNYNLIYINCGCQGRISDGGVFNNCNLYTKMQNKSLNLPQPRALPMRNKEIPYYFIGDEAFALSENIMKVYSGHHRKGTKERIYNYRLCRARRVVENVFGIMSAVFRVLRKPMLLQPENATLVVNAIAHLHNFLRRNRQSRDLYTPPGSFDRDNLGVITPGSWRADTEENTGLMDLDEQQEAAQIVPQEIREEISNYCSQEGAVPWQNEYA from the exons ATGTCCAATCAGATTATAAGTTGTATTATCAAAGAAGTGAGTGAAGCTATAATTGGatgtttaaaagaaaatatactg TTACCTAGCATACCAGATGGTTGGCTAAATTTGGCTGAAAACTTCAATAACCAGTGGAATTTCCCTCATTGTGTCGGCGCTATAGATGGCAAACATGTAGTCCTGCAAGCCCCATACAGAAGTGGAAGCGATTACTAtaattttaaaggtttttttagtATAGTTCTATTTGCGGCTGTGGATtcaaattacaatttaatataTATAAACTGTGGCTGTCAAGGGAGAATCTCTGATGGAGGAGtatttaataattgtaatttgtatactAAAATGCAGAATAAATCTTTGAATCTACCACAGCCAAGAGCATTGCCGATGCGGAACAAAGAAAttccttattattttattggggATGAAGCTTTCGCATTATCAGAAAATATAATGAAAGTGTATTCAGGACATCATCGTAAAGGAACAAAGGAGAGAATTTATAATTACAGACTTTGTAGAGCACGGAGAGTAGTCGAAAATGTGTTTGGCATTATGTCAGCAGTTTTCAGAGTGTTGCGGAAACCCATGTTATTGCAACCAGAAAATGCTACTTTAGTAGTTAATGCCATAGCACACCTACATAACTTCTTACGAAGAAATCGGCAAAGTAGGGATTTGTACACACCTCCGGGATCTTTCGACAGGGACAATTTAGGAGTAATCACACCAGGATCTTGGAGGGCTGATACCGAAGAAAATACTGGTTTAATGGATTTGGATGAACAACAAGAAGCAGCACAAATAGTTCCTCAAGAGATACGTGAAGAAATTAGTAATTATTGTTCGCAAGAAGGAGCAGTACCATGGCAAAACGAATATGCTTAA